GCCTCGAACTCCACGATGCTCGGCGGGCGCGTGGCCCAGAAGAAGCCAAACGCTCCCACGGCCAGCAGAAACGGCACCCACCACACGGGCAGCAACGGGTTGTGCTGCAAGTTGACCGTGACCGGACCTGGCCGGTCCTGATTGCTCTGCACGCCGACCTGAAGGCTGTGACGGCGCACCGTGCCAATCCAGCGGGGAGGCAGCCTCACCCTGATGGGTTCACCGTAACTCTCACCGGGGTTTACCAGCACATCCTGCGAGAGGGGGGCCACACGCACCTTGCCGACGCCTTCGCGCAGTTGCCGGCTCCAGGTGGACACCATCAGCCGCCATGGCAGGGCATGGGACAGGTCACCGCCTGTCGGCACGCGCGTCATGCTGAGGGGAGATTCCAGCCTCAGGGCGTCCTCGTCGTCGCGCACGCTGCTCGAGTACGTGACGGGCAGGTTGCCTCCGTTGGTGATACGCAGCTCGTAGCGGGTAGAGAACCAGGCACTGCGTTTTTTGGGCAAAACGTCCACGGTGGTGCTGGTGAACGGAGCAACGGTCCAGGTCATCGGCGAGAAGCCCACCTCTTCGGGATTCTCGCGTGAACACGCAATCACCCTGACCGGGTATTCCCCGGCCCGGGCCTCCGGGCTGCGTGGTACCCGCACCTGCAAAGCGCTCTCACCGCGGGTGCCGGGATTGAGCTGCACTTCGTGAAAAGCGTTGAGAATCCATTCTTTCGCCACCCCTTCCACCGACACCATGAAGTGATCGACGGTGCGGCCCGTGTTCGCCAGTTGCACGTTCAGGCTGTACGTCTCGCCGGGAACCAGGGTCAGTGTGCTTTCACTGGACACGCTGATGCGCGCGGGCGGCGCAATTTTCTGAGGCGCGATCAGCGCGATCCAGTGAGGCTCCAGGTGCAGCAGGCTGCCGTAAGCCCAAGGCACGCGTTTCATGGCCGGCAGCTTCAGGCGGTCGAGCCGGGTGCCGTTGGTGGAACTGAGGTCGGTCACGAAGACCTTCTCTCCCTCCACTTCCACATTCAGGTGATGACGCGAGACACCTGGATGATCGAGTACCACGTCGTTCTTGCCCGAGCGGCCCAGCGTGGTTGTTTGCCCTGCCAGGGTCTCGACGCGCAGCACGCGGCCTTCACGGTCCAGGATCACCAGGCGGGGATCTTTGGCCCGGTCCCGGGGCGGATCGAAGGGGGGCGGACCGAAGGGGGGCAGCTCGGGAAGCACCACCGTGGGATTCGGACCCTGCGGCATCAGGCGGTTCAGGACCCCCTGCAGGGCCGCTTCGAGGTCACCTGCCGTCGGGTAGCGGTACTCGGGCGCCTTGGCCAGACAGGTCAGCACGATTTCCTCGAGGTCTTCGGGAAGGTCGCGGCGGATCTGACCGGGTGGAATCGGCGCGACGTGCTGATGCTTTTCCAGGGCGTCGGCCGGGTCACGCGTCTCGAAGGGCACCATCCCCGTCAGCAGTTCGTAAAGAACGACTCCCAGCGCGTACACGTCGCTGCGCTGCTCGCCGCGCACACCGCGGCACTGTTCGGGGGACATGTACGCAGGCGCCGTGACGATCAGGCGGTCATGGGTGCCGTAGGTGAAGGCGCGCAGCTCTCCCACGCCGAAGTCGCCGAGCTGCACGGTATAAGAAGGGCGTCCCAGCAAGGCGCGGCCCGGCTGCACCAGCACATTCTCGGGGCGCAGGTTGCCGTGCATCAGGTCGGCCCGGTGTGCGAAATCGAGCGCTGCCGCCGCCTGACGGACCAGCTCCACCGTGACGAGCAGATCGAGGTACTGTCCTTCACGCGCCACACTTTGCAGCAGTTGCCGCACGGAGCCGCTTTGCGCCAGGGTCATGGCGTAGTACGCGCGGTGTTCAGTTTCGACCAGGCGTCCGACTTCCAGAATTCCGGGATGCTTCAGGCGGTGCACCTTGTCGATCAGACGGGAAAGCTGTGCCAGAAGCTGCGGCTGCCCGAGGTGTTCGGGCGCGATGATCCGGAGCGCCATCAGGTCACCCGCGTCGAGGTCCTGCGCAGCGTGCACCGCACCAAGCCAGCCCTGACCGAGAGCGCGCTGCAGCCGGTAGCCTTCGTAAACCGAGCCTTGATTGATCATGTGTGACACCATTTCGTGTTCTGGAAGCGTGCTGCCCCACCGGACGCCGCGTGGCGGGCGGGAAAAGAGCGGAAACTGGACGCGGGCGTCATACGTACCTCACCTCGTACATCACGTGGGCCGGGACGTGCTGCGCGATCACCTGTTCGATGTTCTCGCGGGTGACGTCCTGTTCTCCCGCCGGGTCGGGCAGCACGAAGAGCAGGTGGTAAGGTCGGTGTGGATCTTCGACCACGCGCGGCGTCACGCCGCAGCAGATTTCCAGCATGCGCATCAGGCCATAGCGCGTTCCGCGCCAGCGCTGCAGATTGATGGCTTCTCTCAGCCACTGCCGCCGGCGCGATTCGGGCCAGTGCGGATCGACGCTCAGGCCCATCCACTCGGCGAACCAGTTCAAAAATGGCTCGGGGCAAGTGGCCGGATCGAAATACATGTCGACAAAGTCCTGGCGATGCTGCAAAGGCTCCCAGACGTTCTCGAAAATCTGCAGCAGGCGTCCGGCGAAGTCCGACTCGGTGAACAGGGCCGGCAGGTAACTCAGGTAAGAACTCGCGGCACCCTCAGCGGGGAGTGCGGGATACCTCGCGCGGGGAGGCTGCAGGGGCACGAAGCGCAGGTCATCGAGTGACTCGGGGGGCAGCGGATCGGCACTGTGAAGGGAGGCAGGCACATGCTGCACCAGCGTGTAGGTGATCACGTACGGCCCGACCTGCAGTACTGCGCCGTCATCCAGGACCTGCGGCTGGTGAGGCGTCAGGCGTTTTCCCGACAAGAAGGTGTCCCCCGCGCCAAGGTCGGTGATGATGACCTGATCCTGCAGACGCCGCACTTCGGCGTGCCGGATCGCCACCGAGGGATGGGGCAGGGCGAGGCCGTTGTCAGGGGTGCGCCCGATCGAGAGCAGGTTCATGTCCAGCGCGAGCATCTTGACGGTCTCACCCTGCAGCTGCACGAACAGCTGACCGCTCATACCCGCTCCGAAAGGGCTGGTCCCATGCCGGAAGCAGTTCGAATTGCCTCGTGTCCGCAGACCCCTGCGGACACGAAGATGATCGCGCCCGCAGGCGGTGCGGCGTTGAAGTGAAGTCGCGTCACCTCGGTCACTCCACCAGGACCGTGTGCTGATCGGAAACGATCAGGCCCTGCGGGGGCAGCGGCAGCTGACCTGCGGCTGGCTGGCGCGACTCGGGTTGCCCGGGCTGGGTCAGGAACAACTGCACGTCCTCGACGAAGTCCACTCCGAAAATCGAGCGCAGCAGGCTGTACAGTTCAGCCACCGCCAGTGAGCGCCCGAATTCCCAGCCGCGCCCGCTGGCACCCAGGTGCGGATTGAGATAGCGGTAGAGCGCTTCTTCGGCCTGACGCTTGACGTCCGCGCGCAATCCCCGCGAAGCGCCGCTCGGGACACGCAGCAGGCTGTGCACGGATACCCAGAACAGCTGCGGAGAGCGCACCTCCAGCGAAGTGCCCACCAGACGGCGCTCGTCGAGAAAGCTCTGCACGCTGGCGCGCAGTTCGGCCGACAGGGTCAGCAGATCGGGCGCGATGCGCCCGGCGGGAACCTCGATGCGGGGCAGCACCACGACGCTCACCTGTCCGGGCTGCACGTCGAGCGCACGAATCTGACCCGGATAACCCACCCCGCTCGTCTGGGAAGCGTGGTGCGGCGTCACGCAGCGGGCGCGCGCTACTCCTTCGACCTGCTGGGCCAGAAATTCGAAGTCGTCGGCGGTCACGGCGCGGGTGCGGGTGCGCAGCACGCGCGGCACTTTGATCATGGCGTCTTCGAGGCTCTGGGCGTTGCGTCCCCCCAGGGCACGCGCGTGGTTCACCACGCGCGCCACGTAAGGAATCGAGGATTTCAGCACCGAGATGGCCTGCGCCGGGACGTTGCCGATCACCCCCCCGCTGTAGCAATAGCGCTGCATGCGCAGCGTCGCGCCTTTGGGCGGCACCGCGCCAAAACGGTAGACCGTACCGTCGGGTTGCAGCAGGGCCGGGGCGAAAGTGATGGTGCCGTCGCTGTAATCGAGCTTGAAGTGGTGATCCTCAGGACCACTGTCCGCGAAGTCTGCCACGCTGTGCCAGGAAACATTGCCCTCGCCGGGCAGCTCGCTCACCACGACGTCCGTTTCAGGATCGAGCCACAGCACCGGGCTGTAGAGCAGCTTGAACGACTGCCCGGGCGTGCCGTCGCTGCGGCCCAGCACTTCGCCCTGGACCACGATCGAGTGGCGCGCCGTGACGGTGGCACCGCGCGCTTCGATGCGCAGTCCTTCGATGTCCGGCGAGACTTTGTATCCAGCATAATTCTGCTCGCTCGTCAGACGGCAACGCAGCCAGAAGCCACGCTGACCGAAGAATTCCTCCTCGGCCATGCCGGGCAGGCGCACGATCACCTCTCCTGAGACGTTGAATGCGGCCGTGCCGTCATATTCCACCGTGCAGGCCACCCAGCGGTTGAGTCCACCCTGCCAGGCTTCCCACACGAACGGGGGCTCTTTGGGATTCACGCCCGCACCGCCGGCCACTTCGCAGGCCATGACCACGGCGAGCACGTGCTGGCTGTGATCGTCAGCGAACGACAGGTAAAAGGCGTCACCCGCACGAGGCTCGGGCGAAAACACCGGTGCCTTGTAGCCCAGCACACCCAGCCGCGTCAGATCATGAATGGTGGTGGCCGCGCCCTCACCGTGCAGCGCGTTGGCAGTGAAGGCACCGGTCAGACGTGGTACGCGAATGGTCAGAACCTGCTCGGTCAAGTACACGATGGCGTCAGACACCTCGGTGCGCACCGTGGCCACCTCGGTTCCTGCCGGAATGACCAGCGGGCGCTCCTGAGGTGCCGAGAGATAAAAAGTGACCGGCGCGACGGCCGCGCGCGGTGGATCGAGCGCCACGCCGACCATTTCGAGAAACTTGATGAACATCTTGTCGGGCACCTGGTTGACGCGGTGCAGCAACAGATCGGTCATCCAGGCGAACACCTCGATCAGGGCGATGCCCGGGTCAGAGGTATGGTGATCGGTCCATTCCGGGCAGTATTGCGGAATCAGTTGCTTGGCCTGCGCGACGATGTCGTCGAAGCGGCGGTCATCCAGGTTCACGGTGGGCAGCGGCATACTTACCTCATCACGGCTTCGGTGGGCAGACGGTCGAACGGAAAAACCAGGGCGTGCTCGGTCTGCTGGGCGCGCAGACGGTAGCGGATGTCGAGCACGATGCGCTCGGGATGGTCGTCATCTGCCCGGGCACTCACCTGAAGCACCTCGATGCGGCTTTCCCAGGTCCGCAACGCCTCGTCCACATAAAAGGACGCCAGACCGAGCGTGCTCGCGTCGTTGGGCGCGAAGAGCAGGTCGTGAATCTGACAACCGAAGTCCGGGCGCATCACCCGCTGTCCTTTGGGGGTCATGAGGATCATCAGGATGGACTGTTCCACCGCGCGTTCTCCGTGCACCATCGCGATGCGGCCCCGTGCGTTTACCCCGACCGGAAAAGCCCAGCCAACTCCCAAATGATCGCTCAACACCGACACGCTCCGCTTCCTTGAAGTCTCGCCCTGCCGCTTGGCGCGACAAAGCAGCCCACGGCCGCTCACGGTTGGCGTGGGTTTCATCGCGCTGTAGCGCTGATTTCAACCTAGCAAAAGCCTTCCGGGGACCCGTGCAAAAATGACCAGGCCACCGGAAACCCGGCCCAGACGTCCTCACGGACAGCCGAGCACGCTCCTTCCGTTCGGCGTTGACTGCTTCGCTCAGTCAGCCAGGCCACCCTGGTATTCCCCGTTGAACTTCGCGCGCCGTCGGGTTGGCGCTTTACAGTACTCGCGTGACCGACGCATCCCGAACGGAAAGCTGGCTGGACGATGCCCGCCTGTCAGGGCAGGTGGCCTTTATCGCTGAGATCGACCGTCTGAAAGGCGTGCTGCGCCATACCCTCACCCTTGACGGGGCCCGTCGGGAAAACAGCGCCGAACACAGCTGGCACATCAGCATGTTCGCGATGCTGATGCACGAATACACGCCGGAACCCAGACCCGACCTCGCCCGGGTCATTCAGCTGCTGTTGCTGCACGACATCGTGGAAATCGACGCCGGTGACACCTTCGCGTACGACACGGCCGGCTACGCCGACAAAGAGGAACGCGAGCAGGCTGCGGCAAGGCGACTCTTCGGCCTGCTTCCCACAGGGCAGCGTGACCGCTGGACTGCCCTGTGGAGGGAGTTCGAGGAGGGGGTCACGCCCGAGGCCCAGTACGCGAACGCGGTGGACCGTCTGCTGCCGCTCGTGCAGAACTACTACAGCGGGGGCGTGAGCTGGGTGCGCAACGGCATCACCCATTCCCAGGTGGTACGGCGGATCGCTCCGGTGGCGGCCACCTCGCCGGTGATGTGGTCATTCGCGCTGGAGCTGCTGGACCGGGCCGTAGACAGAGGACTGCTGCGCGACGACCGGTCGCACTGACAAAAACGCTGTGCCGATTGTTCCTGACCTCGGGTTCCTGACCTGGAGACGTCCGTGCCCGACCCGTTCACTGCGAACGCAAGACCGCCAGAGGCTGAGGGCTGGACGTGCCGCCCGCCGGCACGTCCAGCCCTTTCTGAATCCGTTATTTTTCGTCGCGCCCGTGGACCTGGGCGGGTGGGTGGGTCGCCTCGACGGCCGTAAAGGCTTCGAGGATGTTGTATTTGTGCTTCGCGCCTTGCGGCACCACCCAGGAGTCGCCCGGCTCCAGCACGACCGTCGAACCCTCGACGTGCAGTTCCGCACGACCCGAAATCACGAAACCGACTGTTTCGTAGTCCCGCGCGTGCAGATCGTTGTCAGAGCCCTGCTCGTTTTCCCACAGGCGCATCGACATGGCCTTGCCACTGGCAAGGTACTTCTGCCCCATGGCTCCTTTGGGCGAGTGGTGTGAATTGACTTTGATGACGGTGGTGTCCGGCATACGCTCCTCCTCGTGCACCCTCACGGTAGGAAGTG
The Deinococcus peraridilitoris DSM 19664 genome window above contains:
- a CDS encoding FHA domain-containing serine/threonine-protein kinase: MINQGSVYEGYRLQRALGQGWLGAVHAAQDLDAGDLMALRIIAPEHLGQPQLLAQLSRLIDKVHRLKHPGILEVGRLVETEHRAYYAMTLAQSGSVRQLLQSVAREGQYLDLLVTVELVRQAAAALDFAHRADLMHGNLRPENVLVQPGRALLGRPSYTVQLGDFGVGELRAFTYGTHDRLIVTAPAYMSPEQCRGVRGEQRSDVYALGVVLYELLTGMVPFETRDPADALEKHQHVAPIPPGQIRRDLPEDLEEIVLTCLAKAPEYRYPTAGDLEAALQGVLNRLMPQGPNPTVVLPELPPFGPPPFDPPRDRAKDPRLVILDREGRVLRVETLAGQTTTLGRSGKNDVVLDHPGVSRHHLNVEVEGEKVFVTDLSSTNGTRLDRLKLPAMKRVPWAYGSLLHLEPHWIALIAPQKIAPPARISVSSESTLTLVPGETYSLNVQLANTGRTVDHFMVSVEGVAKEWILNAFHEVQLNPGTRGESALQVRVPRSPEARAGEYPVRVIACSRENPEEVGFSPMTWTVAPFTSTTVDVLPKKRSAWFSTRYELRITNGGNLPVTYSSSVRDDEDALRLESPLSMTRVPTGGDLSHALPWRLMVSTWSRQLREGVGKVRVAPLSQDVLVNPGESYGEPIRVRLPPRWIGTVRRHSLQVGVQSNQDRPGPVTVNLQHNPLLPVWWVPFLLAVGAFGFFWATRPPSIVEFEASPKNPPLGQPFTVRWETHNARRVKLMDQELPAGTDGKGSFTVPGLSEATELKLTAYSRFKNAHKALLVTPKLPAPVIERFEVSSLSAPVGDTVTVRWKVANVKSVTLEPFGTVDASGEAKRKITADMAFRLLASSGGENVVRNVEVKVLAPVIELFKVTPENAEVGQTVTIRWKVAHATSVTIDPLGTVGASGQTQLTAQQNTVYRITAANGQASVSSSGAVSVVARAPRVVAFTVNPVNVKPGERYTLSWQTQDASSVELSGPGGSQSLAASGSVVQRAPGLAAPVTLNLIARNAQGQQDARSVSMLVVAPPEVPVVTKAPIVPPASVPAPVPPPAPAIKAPPVPAQPPTRPEIKLFSVSAREVTKGDKVTLKWQVGGVGKVTLEPLGKSFPAQGSVTVPVSRNTTYILSTGGNDPVQARQVVTLKAVLPAPKPLPAPLPVAAPKPAPKPAPALKPAPAPKSATVSTPTALPTPVTPAPTPAAILSFTASDVNVTAGSSVTLSWNVQHAKEVSISGLGDVEEQGSQDVVVMRSTSYLLRARGEDGKSITKTVRVSAERLAASRSQILPGSAVLNGTWQHSFGRLTLQIDGSDVTGSFMNDRTGEQGAVKGKLIQGGSSAFTLNARILLDNKPEENIAFVVSFNEELNAFFGPYSSRAARERWCGWRPGGTPPAECQGN
- a CDS encoding phage tail protein I, coding for MSGQLFVQLQGETVKMLALDMNLLSIGRTPDNGLALPHPSVAIRHAEVRRLQDQVIITDLGAGDTFLSGKRLTPHQPQVLDDGAVLQVGPYVITYTLVQHVPASLHSADPLPPESLDDLRFVPLQPPRARYPALPAEGAASSYLSYLPALFTESDFAGRLLQIFENVWEPLQHRQDFVDMYFDPATCPEPFLNWFAEWMGLSVDPHWPESRRRQWLREAINLQRWRGTRYGLMRMLEICCGVTPRVVEDPHRPYHLLFVLPDPAGEQDVTRENIEQVIAQHVPAHVMYEVRYV
- a CDS encoding putative baseplate assembly protein, with the translated sequence MPLPTVNLDDRRFDDIVAQAKQLIPQYCPEWTDHHTSDPGIALIEVFAWMTDLLLHRVNQVPDKMFIKFLEMVGVALDPPRAAVAPVTFYLSAPQERPLVIPAGTEVATVRTEVSDAIVYLTEQVLTIRVPRLTGAFTANALHGEGAATTIHDLTRLGVLGYKAPVFSPEPRAGDAFYLSFADDHSQHVLAVVMACEVAGGAGVNPKEPPFVWEAWQGGLNRWVACTVEYDGTAAFNVSGEVIVRLPGMAEEEFFGQRGFWLRCRLTSEQNYAGYKVSPDIEGLRIEARGATVTARHSIVVQGEVLGRSDGTPGQSFKLLYSPVLWLDPETDVVVSELPGEGNVSWHSVADFADSGPEDHHFKLDYSDGTITFAPALLQPDGTVYRFGAVPPKGATLRMQRYCYSGGVIGNVPAQAISVLKSSIPYVARVVNHARALGGRNAQSLEDAMIKVPRVLRTRTRAVTADDFEFLAQQVEGVARARCVTPHHASQTSGVGYPGQIRALDVQPGQVSVVVLPRIEVPAGRIAPDLLTLSAELRASVQSFLDERRLVGTSLEVRSPQLFWVSVHSLLRVPSGASRGLRADVKRQAEEALYRYLNPHLGASGRGWEFGRSLAVAELYSLLRSIFGVDFVEDVQLFLTQPGQPESRQPAAGQLPLPPQGLIVSDQHTVLVE
- a CDS encoding GPW/gp25 family protein; its protein translation is MSVLSDHLGVGWAFPVGVNARGRIAMVHGERAVEQSILMILMTPKGQRVMRPDFGCQIHDLLFAPNDASTLGLASFYVDEALRTWESRIEVLQVSARADDDHPERIVLDIRYRLRAQQTEHALVFPFDRLPTEAVMR
- a CDS encoding HD domain-containing protein, giving the protein MTDASRTESWLDDARLSGQVAFIAEIDRLKGVLRHTLTLDGARRENSAEHSWHISMFAMLMHEYTPEPRPDLARVIQLLLLHDIVEIDAGDTFAYDTAGYADKEEREQAAARRLFGLLPTGQRDRWTALWREFEEGVTPEAQYANAVDRLLPLVQNYYSGGVSWVRNGITHSQVVRRIAPVAATSPVMWSFALELLDRAVDRGLLRDDRSH
- a CDS encoding cupin domain-containing protein; protein product: MPDTTVIKVNSHHSPKGAMGQKYLASGKAMSMRLWENEQGSDNDLHARDYETVGFVISGRAELHVEGSTVVLEPGDSWVVPQGAKHKYNILEAFTAVEATHPPAQVHGRDEK